A single Streptomyces sp. 2114.4 DNA region contains:
- a CDS encoding NADH-quinone oxidoreductase subunit A gives MPDATVGTTVAADYFQGYSVVGIIAVIGVLFVAVAFGAGRLLRPVVPTPEKLLTYECGVDPVGEGWAHTQVRYYVYAFLYVIFAVDSIFLFPWATIFAAPGFGGVTLVEMFLFLGFLAIGLLYAWKKGVLEWT, from the coding sequence GTGCCGGACGCGACCGTGGGCACCACCGTCGCCGCGGACTATTTCCAGGGCTACTCGGTCGTCGGCATCATCGCCGTGATCGGGGTGCTCTTCGTGGCCGTGGCCTTCGGTGCCGGGCGGCTGCTGCGGCCCGTGGTGCCGACGCCCGAGAAGCTGTTGACGTACGAGTGCGGCGTGGACCCCGTCGGCGAGGGCTGGGCGCACACCCAGGTCCGCTACTACGTGTACGCCTTCCTCTACGTCATCTTCGCCGTCGACTCGATCTTCCTTTTCCCCTGGGCGACGATCTTCGCCGCCCCCGGTTTCGGTGGTGTGACGCTGGTGGAGATGTTCCTCTTCCTCGGCTTCCTCGCCATCGGCCTGCTCTACGCATGGAAGAAGGGCGTCCTGGAATGGACGTGA
- a CDS encoding secretion protein snm4: MARRLVTADGSALSQDDSHASAQVADGSVVRFVGEHGASAASMAPTAPMTTTAPTAPMTPTAPVVQHATGHVTENAADGAVDEAASGPAVRGRCWDERSRTWTAGAASVLLALVAGVAAASWYGPGPAALWTGVVAVLAAGGGAAAGGLGRRPLGAALLVCGGALGALASWQAAPAGATRLAAVGLTVAAALALLGLRTELGRGGLVGAAAVALAVGAWEAALALTGVARTGVVLGVVSVLVLGYLPRLALTAAGLTRLDDRRSGGAPVSRHQVATALGATHRGLAPATVAMAVSAGAAGVLAAGSEDGWSVTAAALLCLVTLSRARAYPLVIEVVALLAAGTAVGVGLVWQGAADGSGAPGALAVLCVAAVLPLVVLAVRVPEHVQVRLRRLMNLVESVSVVALIPVALGACGVFSRLLHTF, from the coding sequence GTGGCCGACGGCTCGGTGGTGCGGTTCGTGGGGGAGCACGGGGCGTCGGCAGCATCGATGGCACCGACGGCACCGATGACGACGACGGCACCGACGGCACCGATGACGCCGACGGCACCGGTGGTGCAGCACGCCACCGGTCACGTCACCGAAAACGCCGCTGACGGCGCCGTCGACGAAGCCGCAAGCGGTCCGGCGGTGCGCGGCCGCTGCTGGGACGAGCGGAGCCGCACGTGGACGGCCGGTGCGGCGAGTGTGCTGTTGGCGCTGGTCGCCGGGGTTGCGGCGGCGAGTTGGTACGGGCCGGGCCCGGCCGCGCTCTGGACCGGGGTCGTCGCGGTGCTCGCCGCGGGCGGCGGAGCTGCTGCCGGAGGGCTCGGACGGCGTCCGCTGGGCGCCGCACTGCTGGTGTGCGGCGGCGCGCTCGGCGCGCTCGCCTCCTGGCAGGCCGCCCCGGCCGGCGCGACGCGGCTGGCCGCCGTCGGACTGACCGTTGCGGCCGCGCTCGCACTGCTCGGCCTCCGTACCGAGCTGGGGCGCGGCGGACTCGTCGGCGCGGCGGCGGTCGCGCTCGCGGTGGGAGCGTGGGAGGCCGCGCTGGCGCTGACCGGTGTGGCGCGTACGGGAGTCGTACTCGGTGTGGTCTCGGTGCTCGTGCTGGGGTACCTGCCGCGACTGGCTTTGACGGCGGCCGGGTTGACCCGGCTCGATGACCGGCGGTCCGGCGGCGCGCCGGTGAGCCGGCATCAGGTGGCGACCGCGCTCGGTGCGACCCACCGCGGTCTCGCGCCGGCCACCGTCGCCATGGCGGTCTCCGCGGGTGCGGCGGGAGTGCTTGCGGCCGGTTCGGAGGACGGCTGGTCGGTGACGGCCGCGGCGCTGCTGTGTCTGGTGACGCTTTCGCGTGCGCGTGCCTATCCCCTGGTGATCGAGGTCGTCGCGCTGTTGGCCGCCGGTACGGCGGTGGGGGTGGGCCTGGTGTGGCAAGGGGCTGCGGACGGCTCCGGGGCACCGGGGGCGCTCGCCGTGCTGTGTGTGGCGGCGGTGCTGCCACTGGTGGTGCTCGCGGTGCGGGTGCCGGAACACGTTCAGGTCCGGCTGCGCCGGCTGATGAACCTCGTCGAGTCGGTCAGTGTGGTGGCGCTGATCCCGGTGGCCCTCGGGGCATGCGGGGTCTTCAGCCGGCTGCTGCACACGTTCTGA